One stretch of Alcaligenes faecalis DNA includes these proteins:
- a CDS encoding branched-chain amino acid ABC transporter permease codes for MSAIKTASFYPRDGALQWVWHAVVVAVLLGWPVWAGQPRFALHLAIMVSLYACLAMSMNLVLRIGQLSLAHGALFGLGAYASAILSRDYGWSFPAAFLGAGVLTAALAVITGPIFMRIKGVHFALLTFALGEAVVLCFIEFHELFGGNNGFGQIPSLQASLPIPEGRYGVYLVTVSFALVVYFVLRALYRREWGMVADSLHQNEQLVRSGGLNVLRFRVSVFVLSALIAGWTGSLYAHYQGYISPDSFGFWTAVNAVIMNVLGGVGALAGAVVGAAILIPLPELLRDLQQYQRLIYGLTLILLLLFMPQGLAGLWRKWRGARKEAA; via the coding sequence ATGAGCGCGATCAAAACTGCTTCTTTCTATCCGCGCGATGGCGCCCTGCAATGGGTCTGGCATGCCGTCGTGGTCGCGGTGCTGCTGGGCTGGCCCGTGTGGGCCGGACAGCCTCGCTTTGCCCTGCATCTGGCCATCATGGTGTCGCTGTACGCCTGCCTGGCCATGAGCATGAATCTGGTTTTGCGTATCGGCCAGCTCTCGCTGGCGCATGGTGCCTTGTTCGGGCTGGGGGCGTATGCCTCGGCCATTTTGAGTCGAGATTATGGCTGGTCCTTTCCAGCCGCGTTTTTGGGCGCCGGAGTACTGACGGCAGCATTAGCTGTGATCACCGGTCCCATTTTTATGCGTATCAAGGGTGTGCATTTCGCGCTCTTGACCTTCGCTCTGGGCGAAGCCGTGGTGCTGTGCTTTATCGAGTTCCACGAACTGTTTGGCGGCAATAACGGCTTTGGGCAGATTCCGTCCCTGCAAGCCAGCTTGCCGATTCCTGAAGGGCGTTACGGCGTTTATCTGGTGACGGTCAGCTTTGCCTTGGTGGTGTATTTCGTGCTGCGGGCCTTGTATCGCCGCGAATGGGGCATGGTGGCGGACTCCCTGCATCAGAACGAGCAACTGGTGCGTTCCGGTGGTTTGAATGTGCTGCGCTTTCGGGTCAGTGTGTTTGTCCTCAGTGCCTTGATTGCCGGTTGGACGGGCAGCTTGTACGCCCACTATCAAGGCTATATCTCGCCCGATTCCTTCGGGTTCTGGACAGCGGTGAACGCCGTCATCATGAATGTGCTGGGTGGCGTGGGTGCCCTGGCTGGAGCCGTGGTGGGGGCTGCCATCCTGATCCCTTTGCCCGAATTACTGCGCGACTTGCAGCAGTACCAGCGCCTGATCTATGGCCTGACGTTGATTCTGCTGCTCTTGTTCATGCCGCAAGGTTTGGCGGGTCTGTGGCGTAAGTGGCGCGGCGCGCGCAAGGAGGCAGCATGA